Proteins encoded by one window of Electrophorus electricus isolate fEleEle1 chromosome 17, fEleEle1.pri, whole genome shotgun sequence:
- the LOC113584247 gene encoding cAMP-specific 3',5'-cyclic phosphodiesterase 4D-like isoform X7, with product MPEANYLLSVSWGYIKFKRMLNRELTHLSEMSRSGNQVSEFISNTFLDKQHDVEMPSHTQKEERKKKPMSQISGVKKLTHSSSLSNSNIPRFGVKTDTEDSLAKELEDVNKWGLNVFKITEFSGNRPLTVMMYTIFQERDLLKTFKIPLDTFITYLMTLEDHYHGDVAYHNNIHAADVTQSTHVLLSTPALEAVFTDLEILAAIFASAIHDVDHPGVSNQFLINTNSELALMYNDSSVLENHHLAVGFKLLQEENCDIFQNLTKKQRLSLRKMVIDIVLATDMSKHMNLLADLKTMVETKKVTSSGVLLLDNYSDRIQVLQNMVHCADLSNPTKPLQLYRQWTDRIMEEFFSQGDRERERGMEISPMCDKHNASVEKSQVGFIDYIVHPLWETWADLVHPDAQDILDTLEDNREWYQSTIPQSPSPAPEQADEAGRPGAADKFQFELTLEEDGESDTEKDSGSQAEEEEEEEDEDDDSCSNSQTLRPQDSTSTEVPLDEHPEAEEEEGCEQEYPAGT from the exons ATGCCTGAAGCCAATTATTTACTCTCCGTCTCGTGGGGCTATATAAAG TTCAAGAGGATGTTGAACAGGGAGCTGACCCACCTGTCTGAGATGAGCCGGTCTGGCAACCAGGTCTCCGAGTTCATCTCCAACACCTTCTTAG ACAAACAGCACGACGTGGAGATGCCGTCCCACACGCAGAAGGAGGAGCGGAAGAAGAAGCCTATGTCTCAGATCAGCGGTGTGAAGAAGCTGACACACAGCTCCAGCCTCAGCAACTCCAACATCCCTCGCTTCGGAGTCAAGACCGACACGGAAGACTCCTTAGCCAAG gAACTGGAAGACGTAAACAAATGGGGCCTCAACgtttttaaaatcacagagTTTTCGGGGAACAGGCCTTTAACGGTGATGATGTACACAATCTTTCAG GAGAGAGACTTGCTCAAGACGTTTAAAATTCCATTAGACACTTTTATAACCTACCTGATGACCTTAGAAGACCATTACCATGGAGACGTGGCATATCACAACAACATCCATGCTGCTGACGTCACCCAGTCCACCCACGTGCTGCTCTCCACACCTGCTCTGGAG GCCGTATTCACAGACCTCGAGATCCTGGCTGCCATTTTTGCCAGCGCGATACACGACGTGGACCACCCGGGCGTGTCCAACCAGTTCCTCATTAACACCA actCGGAGTTGGCCCTCATGTACAATGACTCGTCTGTCTTGGAGAACCATCACCTGGCCGTGGGTTTTAAGTTGCTGCAGGAGGAGAACTGTGACATCTTCCAGAACCTCACCAAGAAACAGAGACTGTCCCTGCGCAAGATGGTTATTGACATC GTATTAGCCACTGATATGTCCAAACACATGAACCTACTCGCTGACCTAAAAACGATGGTGGAGACCAAGAAAGTGACCAGCTCTGGAGTCCTGCTGTTGGACAACTATTCAGACAGGATACAG GTGCTCCAGAACATGGTGCACTGCGCTGACCTCAGTAACCCCACCAAGCCCCTGCAGCTGTACCGCCAGTGGACGGACCGCATCATGGAGGAGTTCTTCAGCCAGGGCGACCGCGAGAGGGAGCGCGGCATGGAGATCAGCCCCATGTGCGACAAGCACAACGCCTCCGTGGAGAAGTCCCAG GTGGGCTTTATAGACTACATCGTCCACCCTTTGTGGGAGACGTGGGCGGACCTGGTGCACCCTGACGCGCAGGACATCCTGGACACGCTGGAGGACAACAGGGAGTGGTACCAGAGCACCATCccacagagcccctcccccgccccaGAGCAGGCCGACGAGGCCGGCCGGCCCGGCGCCGCCGACAAGTTCCAGTTTGAGCTCACACTGGAGGAGGACGGGGAATCGGATACAGAGAAGGACAGCGGCAGCCAGgccgaggaggaggaagaggaggaagacgaggacgACGACAGCTGCAGCAACTCCCAAACGCTCCGTCCACAGGACTCAACATCCACAGAGGTCCCGCTGGACGAGCACCCGGAGgccgaggaagaggaggggtgTGAACAGGAGTATCCTGCCGGCACGTAG
- the LOC113584247 gene encoding cAMP-specific 3',5'-cyclic phosphodiesterase 4D-like isoform X8, with product MCNQPQLTKAFTEEAYQKLATETLEELDWCLDQLETLQTRHSVSEMASNKFKRMLNRELTHLSEMSRSGNQVSEFISNTFLDKQHDVEMPSHTQKEERKKKPMSQISGVKKLTHSSSLSNSNIPRFGVKTDTEDSLAKELEDVNKWGLNVFKITEFSGNRPLTVMMYTIFQERDLLKTFKIPLDTFITYLMTLEDHYHGDVAYHNNIHAADVTQSTHVLLSTPALEAVFTDLEILAAIFASAIHDVDHPGVSNQFLINTNSELALMYNDSSVLENHHLAVGFKLLQEENCDIFQNLTKKQRLSLRKMVIDIVLATDMSKHMNLLADLKTMVETKKVTSSGVLLLDNYSDRIQVLQNMVHCADLSNPTKPLQLYRQWTDRIMEEFFSQGDRERERGMEISPMCDKHNASVEKSQVGFIDYIVHPLWETWADLVHPDAQDILDTLEDNREWYQSTIPQSPSPAPEQADEAGRPGAADKFQFELTLEEDGESDTEKDSGSQAEEEEEEEDEDDDSCSNSQTLRPQDSTSTEVPLDEHPEAEEEEGCEQEYPAGT from the exons AGGAGGCCTACCAGAAGCTGGCCACCGAGAccctggaggagctggactgGTGCCTGGACCAGCTGGAGACCCTGCAGACCAGGCACTCGGTCAGCGAGATGGCGTCCAACAAG TTCAAGAGGATGTTGAACAGGGAGCTGACCCACCTGTCTGAGATGAGCCGGTCTGGCAACCAGGTCTCCGAGTTCATCTCCAACACCTTCTTAG ACAAACAGCACGACGTGGAGATGCCGTCCCACACGCAGAAGGAGGAGCGGAAGAAGAAGCCTATGTCTCAGATCAGCGGTGTGAAGAAGCTGACACACAGCTCCAGCCTCAGCAACTCCAACATCCCTCGCTTCGGAGTCAAGACCGACACGGAAGACTCCTTAGCCAAG gAACTGGAAGACGTAAACAAATGGGGCCTCAACgtttttaaaatcacagagTTTTCGGGGAACAGGCCTTTAACGGTGATGATGTACACAATCTTTCAG GAGAGAGACTTGCTCAAGACGTTTAAAATTCCATTAGACACTTTTATAACCTACCTGATGACCTTAGAAGACCATTACCATGGAGACGTGGCATATCACAACAACATCCATGCTGCTGACGTCACCCAGTCCACCCACGTGCTGCTCTCCACACCTGCTCTGGAG GCCGTATTCACAGACCTCGAGATCCTGGCTGCCATTTTTGCCAGCGCGATACACGACGTGGACCACCCGGGCGTGTCCAACCAGTTCCTCATTAACACCA actCGGAGTTGGCCCTCATGTACAATGACTCGTCTGTCTTGGAGAACCATCACCTGGCCGTGGGTTTTAAGTTGCTGCAGGAGGAGAACTGTGACATCTTCCAGAACCTCACCAAGAAACAGAGACTGTCCCTGCGCAAGATGGTTATTGACATC GTATTAGCCACTGATATGTCCAAACACATGAACCTACTCGCTGACCTAAAAACGATGGTGGAGACCAAGAAAGTGACCAGCTCTGGAGTCCTGCTGTTGGACAACTATTCAGACAGGATACAG GTGCTCCAGAACATGGTGCACTGCGCTGACCTCAGTAACCCCACCAAGCCCCTGCAGCTGTACCGCCAGTGGACGGACCGCATCATGGAGGAGTTCTTCAGCCAGGGCGACCGCGAGAGGGAGCGCGGCATGGAGATCAGCCCCATGTGCGACAAGCACAACGCCTCCGTGGAGAAGTCCCAG GTGGGCTTTATAGACTACATCGTCCACCCTTTGTGGGAGACGTGGGCGGACCTGGTGCACCCTGACGCGCAGGACATCCTGGACACGCTGGAGGACAACAGGGAGTGGTACCAGAGCACCATCccacagagcccctcccccgccccaGAGCAGGCCGACGAGGCCGGCCGGCCCGGCGCCGCCGACAAGTTCCAGTTTGAGCTCACACTGGAGGAGGACGGGGAATCGGATACAGAGAAGGACAGCGGCAGCCAGgccgaggaggaggaagaggaggaagacgaggacgACGACAGCTGCAGCAACTCCCAAACGCTCCGTCCACAGGACTCAACATCCACAGAGGTCCCGCTGGACGAGCACCCGGAGgccgaggaagaggaggggtgTGAACAGGAGTATCCTGCCGGCACGTAG